Proteins from a genomic interval of Rubinisphaera italica:
- a CDS encoding DUF1552 domain-containing protein, protein MKYSMQRREFLKNAGLGALSIPFLASLPSLGYANTTVRKQRMVVIFSPNGVVPQNFWPDEEGEQFALKSIMEPFAPYKDKLLTLHGISDKIKGDGDSHMRGMGCLLTGSELFPGNIQGGSHTPAGWSSGLSIDQEIKNVLQQNPATQTRFGSLEFGVMVPERADTWTRMVYAGANKPIAPVDDPYQMLSKLYGKMKDRESLKSIMDPLQQDLAKLRLMVSAEDRHLLDEQASFVRDMERELKQENPADVGHAVPKLELGVKEVNDNMPKISKMQIDLLVNSFRADFARIATLQFTNSVGQAKMNWLGIDEGHHGLSHEPDSNTDAVEKLTKINTWYAEQVAYLVKQLAETPEPGASGSMLDNTMVIWTNELGKGNSHTLNDIPFVMIGGGMGYKMGRSLKLKNVAHNRLHLSLAQSFGHDLKTFGNPDYCGDGPLALS, encoded by the coding sequence ATGAAATACTCCATGCAACGTCGCGAATTTCTGAAGAACGCTGGTCTTGGAGCATTGTCGATTCCCTTCCTCGCCAGTTTGCCCAGCTTAGGGTACGCCAACACAACGGTCAGAAAACAACGCATGGTTGTGATTTTCAGCCCGAATGGAGTGGTTCCGCAGAATTTCTGGCCGGACGAAGAAGGGGAACAATTTGCTCTCAAATCGATCATGGAGCCGTTTGCGCCTTATAAGGACAAACTGCTCACTCTGCATGGCATCAGCGACAAAATCAAAGGGGATGGCGACTCTCACATGCGGGGCATGGGCTGCCTGTTGACGGGATCGGAATTGTTCCCCGGCAATATCCAGGGAGGTTCTCACACCCCGGCTGGCTGGTCGAGTGGCTTGTCGATCGATCAGGAAATCAAAAATGTCTTGCAGCAGAATCCTGCTACACAAACCCGCTTCGGCTCCCTCGAATTCGGCGTAATGGTTCCCGAACGAGCCGATACCTGGACGCGCATGGTTTACGCCGGTGCGAACAAACCAATTGCTCCAGTTGACGATCCATACCAGATGCTCAGCAAACTCTACGGCAAGATGAAAGACCGCGAGAGCCTGAAGAGTATTATGGATCCTCTCCAACAAGACCTCGCGAAACTTCGTCTGATGGTCAGTGCAGAAGATCGTCATCTGCTCGATGAACAGGCTTCGTTTGTCCGCGATATGGAACGCGAACTTAAGCAGGAAAACCCAGCTGATGTTGGACATGCCGTTCCGAAGCTGGAACTGGGCGTGAAAGAAGTCAACGACAACATGCCGAAGATCAGTAAGATGCAAATTGATCTGCTGGTCAACAGTTTCCGGGCCGACTTCGCCCGCATTGCGACCTTGCAGTTCACGAACTCGGTCGGACAAGCCAAGATGAACTGGCTCGGCATCGACGAAGGCCATCATGGCCTCTCCCACGAGCCAGACAGCAACACCGATGCCGTCGAGAAGCTGACGAAAATCAACACCTGGTATGCCGAGCAAGTTGCCTACCTCGTCAAGCAATTAGCCGAGACACCCGAACCGGGTGCCAGCGGCAGCATGCTCGATAACACAATGGTCATCTGGACGAACGAACTAGGCAAAGGCAATTCCCATACCCTCAACGACATTCCGTTCGTCATGATCGGTGGAGGCATGGGCTACAAGATGGGCCGTTCTCTCAAACTGAAAAACGTCGCCCATAACCGCCTGCACCTTTCACTCGCCCAAAGCTTCGGCCACGACCTCAAAACCTTCGGCAACCCCGACTACTGCGGCGATGGTCCACTCGCGTTGAGTTAG